In one window of Mytilus galloprovincialis chromosome 6, xbMytGall1.hap1.1, whole genome shotgun sequence DNA:
- the LOC143081052 gene encoding uncharacterized protein LOC143081052 yields the protein MKFSDCFKLMEQIIKDLKLNATDEVSILKDLSKWEKCGISLLSGTPLGLELVNEIREQTRDLAEYAQTVASSADDNFEKIRKELVEITKTFDDRISFIEKELKMKIEDDKMMQDRLLCQEEQITFLGNELQRHDQETIPKHKRAQHGDNIKQWKEDDKKFFVTRATEHVISKICSSNIAVVTGSSGSDFQPIDRQKN from the exons ATGAAGTTTTCAGATTGTTTCAAGTTAATGGAACAGATCATTAAAGATTTGAAACTAAATGCTACAGATGAAGTTTCTATTTTGAAAGATCTGTCCAAATGGGAAAAGTGTG GAATCAGTTTGCTTAGCGGTACACCGCTAGGCCTAGAACTAGTAAATGAGATTCGTGAACAGACACGGGATTTAGCCGAATATGCACAAACTGTTGCATCGAGTGCAGATGACAACTTTGAAAAAATCCGAAAGGAATTGGtagaaattacaaaaacattTGATGATAGAATAAGCTTTattgaaaaagaattaaaaatgaaaattgaagatGACAAAATGATGCAAGATCGCCTATTGTGTCAGGAAGAACAAATTACATTTCTTGGAAATGAACTTCAAAGACACGACCAAGAAACAATTCCAAAACATAAAAGAG cacAACATGGAGATAATATAAAACAATGGAAAGAAGATGATAAAAAGTTTTTTGTTACAAGGGCAACAGAACATGTGATATCCAAAATATGTTCATCTAACATTGCTGTTGTTACAGGAAGTTCCGGTTCTG ACTTTCAACCGATAGATCGTCAAAAGAATTAA